From Arcobacter sp. LA11, a single genomic window includes:
- a CDS encoding radical SAM protein, translating to MSYSNSIIFGPIPSRRFGISLGVDLSPSSKQCNFDCLYCELEKAKTVDSMTSYPSVLGVVNAIKESFAKHPSIDVITITANGEPTLYPYLDKLVDEINKIKQNAKTLILSNGSTIYDEKIFVTLLKFDTVKLSLDCVSEKCFKKLDRIHNNIDVKKIVESMISFSKITKNQFVLEILFVKDLNDKKEEINLLYEAVKKINPSRVDIGTIDRPPAYDVKPVSFEQLENVANKFEGINVNIAYKNRPKQTNSFSEDEIVSMLKRRPLTSDDIDNLFDEKSKDLLKNLVEKGLISIIDSSGVNFYKFL from the coding sequence ATGTCATATTCAAATTCTATTATTTTTGGTCCAATCCCTTCACGAAGGTTTGGCATATCTTTAGGTGTTGACCTTTCTCCTTCTTCTAAGCAGTGTAATTTTGATTGTTTATATTGTGAGCTTGAAAAAGCTAAAACAGTTGATTCTATGACTTCTTATCCTAGTGTATTAGGAGTTGTGAATGCAATTAAAGAATCTTTTGCAAAACATCCAAGTATTGATGTAATAACTATAACTGCAAATGGTGAGCCTACTTTATATCCATATCTTGATAAATTAGTTGATGAAATAAATAAGATAAAACAAAATGCAAAAACCCTTATTCTTTCTAATGGAAGTACAATATATGATGAAAAGATTTTTGTAACTTTACTAAAATTTGATACAGTGAAGTTATCACTTGATTGTGTAAGTGAAAAATGTTTTAAAAAGCTTGATAGAATTCATAATAATATAGATGTAAAAAAGATAGTAGAATCTATGATAAGTTTCTCAAAAATTACAAAAAATCAATTTGTCTTAGAAATTCTTTTTGTAAAAGATTTGAATGATAAAAAAGAAGAGATAAATCTTTTATATGAAGCAGTTAAGAAGATAAATCCAAGTAGGGTAGATATAGGGACAATAGATAGACCTCCTGCATATGATGTAAAGCCAGTTTCTTTTGAACAACTTGAAAATGTAGCGAATAAATTTGAGGGTATAAATGTAAATATTGCTTATAAAAATCGCCCAAAACAGACAAATAGTTTTTCTGAAGATGAAATAGTATCTATGTTGAAAAGAAGACCTTTGACAAGTGATGATATTGATAATTTATTCGATGAGAAAAGTAAAGATTTACTTAAAAACTTAGTTGAAAAAGGTCTTATTTCTATTATTGATAGTAGTGGTGTAAATTTTTATAAATTTTTGTAA